One segment of Actinomycetota bacterium DNA contains the following:
- a CDS encoding ABC transporter ATP-binding protein, whose amino-acid sequence MSTGEPTTGGRTPAALSVRGLRKAFGPKVAVAGIDLDIPHGCFFGLVGPNGAGKTTTLGMVTGLLRPDAGLVVIDGVEVWRDPVEAKRRIGVLPEDLRLFDRLTGSELLAYNGLLRGLPPPLVEARAAELLEVLGLADAAGTLVVDYSHGMRKKIALAAALLHAPRVLFLDEPFEAIDPVSARTIRGLLERYTAGGATVVFSSHVMELVERLCDRVGIMHLGRLIAEGPTDQVRAGRSLEDAFVELVGASHAGAEELGWLGTWSA is encoded by the coding sequence GTGAGCACAGGGGAACCGACGACTGGCGGACGCACGCCGGCCGCGCTGTCGGTGCGCGGGCTGCGCAAGGCGTTCGGGCCCAAGGTGGCGGTGGCCGGGATCGACCTGGACATCCCCCACGGATGCTTCTTCGGGCTGGTGGGGCCGAACGGGGCCGGGAAGACGACCACCCTGGGGATGGTGACCGGGCTGCTGCGGCCCGACGCCGGGCTGGTGGTGATCGACGGGGTCGAGGTGTGGCGCGACCCGGTCGAAGCCAAGCGGCGCATCGGGGTGCTGCCCGAGGACCTGCGCCTGTTCGACCGGCTCACCGGGTCGGAGCTGCTCGCCTACAACGGGCTGCTGCGGGGGCTGCCGCCGCCGCTGGTGGAGGCGCGGGCGGCCGAGCTGCTGGAGGTGCTGGGGCTGGCCGACGCCGCCGGCACCCTGGTGGTCGACTACTCCCACGGGATGCGCAAGAAGATCGCCCTGGCCGCGGCCCTGCTGCACGCCCCCCGGGTGCTGTTCCTCGACGAGCCGTTCGAGGCCATCGACCCGGTGTCGGCCCGGACCATCCGCGGACTGCTGGAGCGCTACACCGCCGGCGGGGCCACGGTGGTCTTCTCCAGCCACGTCATGGAGCTGGTCGAGCGGCTCTGCGACCGGGTCGGGATCATGCACCTGGGCCGCCTCATCGCCGAGGGGCCGACCGACCAGGTGCGGGCCGGGCGCAGCCTCGAAGACGCCTTCGTCGAGCTGGTGGGCGCGAGCCACGCCGGCGCCGAGGAGCTCGGTTGGCTGGGTACCTGGTCGGCCTGA